A DNA window from Arachis duranensis cultivar V14167 chromosome 3, aradu.V14167.gnm2.J7QH, whole genome shotgun sequence contains the following coding sequences:
- the LOC107479951 gene encoding AT-hook motif nuclear-localized protein 5 isoform X1 has translation MDGREAMAFTSGSSPFYVHRESGGFQGSPGFRALSNTAVQSQSNAKGGGGGSVGSNSSFALQVQPQAQARAGFSHGIGIGASSSGGGVPPSSSGEPVKKKRGRPRKYGPEGPGPVSLRLSSMSAPACWNAGSTSDSQKRGRGRPPGSGRKQQLATLGEWMNSSAGLAFSPHVISIGVGEDIVAKLLSISQQRPRALCIMSGTGIVSLVTLRQPASTNNSVTIEGRFQILCLSGSYLVAEDGGPSNRTGGISVSLSSSDGRVIGGGVAVLIAGSPVQVVVCSFVYSGSSKTKPTQATLMKEESSEPQRNDKLASLASAPHSQNYIPSATGIWPGSRPADLKSVHGHTGIDLTRG, from the exons ATGGATGGGAGAGAAGCCATGGCATTTACTAGTGGGTCTTCTCCATTTTACGTGCATAGAGAGAGTGGAGGGTTCCAAGGATCTCCAGGATTCAGAGCTTTGTCAAACACTGCCGTTCAATCTCAGTCAAATGCAAAGGGTGGCGGAGGCGGCTCTGTTGGTTCTAATTCCTCATTTGCATTACAGGTTCAACCTCAAGCACAGGCTCGTGCCGGTTTTAGTCATGGCATTGGCATTGGTGCCTCATCTTCTGGTGGTGGAGTGCCTCCTTCTTCCTCAGGTGAGcctgtgaagaagaagagagggagacCCCGCAAGTATGGCCCGGAAGGACCAGGACCAGTTTCTTTGAGACTTTCATCAATGTCTGCCCCCGCTTGTTGGAATGCTGGTTCAACCTCTGATTCCCAGAAAAGGGGTAGAGGACGCCCTCCGGGATCTGGAAGGAAACAACAGCTGGCTACTCTTG GTGAATGGATGAATAGTTCTGCAGGGCTGGCTTTTTCACCTCATGTAATCTCCATTGGAGTAGGGGAG GACATTGTAGCAAAGCTATTGTCGATATCACAGCAGAGACCACGGGCACTCTGCATCATGTCGGGTACTGGGATAGTTTCTCTAGTTACTCTCAGGCAGCCTGCTTCTACTAACAACAGTGTCACGATTGAG GGCCGATTCCAAATATTGTGTTTATCTGGTTCTTACTTGGTTGCTGAAGATGGTGGACCGTCCAATAGAACAGGTGGCATAAGTGTTTCCCTTTCTAGCTCCGACGGCCGTGTTATTGGTGGTGGTGTTGCAGTGCTTATTGCTGGAAGCCCAGTGCAG GTGGTAGTATGCAGTTTTGTATATAGTGGTAGCTCTAAGACCAAGCCCACGCAAGCTACCCTCATGAAAGAAGAGAGTTCCGAGCCTCAGCGCAATGACAAGTTAGCTTCTTTGGCCAGTGCTCCGCATAGTCAAAACTACATCCCTTCTGCTACAGGCATTTGGCCTGGATCACGACCTGCTGATCTCAAGAGCGTGCACGGACACACTGGCATTGACTTGACACgtggttga
- the LOC107479951 gene encoding AT-hook motif nuclear-localized protein 5 isoform X2, with protein MDGREAMAFTSGSSPFYVHRESGGFQGSPGFRALSNTAVQSQSNAKGGGGGSVGSNSSFALQVQPQAQARAGFSHGIGIGASSSGGGVPPSSSGEPVKKKRGRPRKYGPEGPGPVSLRLSSMSAPACWNAGSTSDSQKRGRGRPPGSGRKQQLATLGEWMNSSAGLAFSPHVISIGVGEDIVAKLLSISQQRPRALCIMSGTGIVSLVTLRQPASTNNSVTIEGRFQILCLSGSYLVAEDGGPSNRTGGISVSLSSSDGRVIGGGVAVLIAGSPVQPLLAAGGSMQFCI; from the exons ATGGATGGGAGAGAAGCCATGGCATTTACTAGTGGGTCTTCTCCATTTTACGTGCATAGAGAGAGTGGAGGGTTCCAAGGATCTCCAGGATTCAGAGCTTTGTCAAACACTGCCGTTCAATCTCAGTCAAATGCAAAGGGTGGCGGAGGCGGCTCTGTTGGTTCTAATTCCTCATTTGCATTACAGGTTCAACCTCAAGCACAGGCTCGTGCCGGTTTTAGTCATGGCATTGGCATTGGTGCCTCATCTTCTGGTGGTGGAGTGCCTCCTTCTTCCTCAGGTGAGcctgtgaagaagaagagagggagacCCCGCAAGTATGGCCCGGAAGGACCAGGACCAGTTTCTTTGAGACTTTCATCAATGTCTGCCCCCGCTTGTTGGAATGCTGGTTCAACCTCTGATTCCCAGAAAAGGGGTAGAGGACGCCCTCCGGGATCTGGAAGGAAACAACAGCTGGCTACTCTTG GTGAATGGATGAATAGTTCTGCAGGGCTGGCTTTTTCACCTCATGTAATCTCCATTGGAGTAGGGGAG GACATTGTAGCAAAGCTATTGTCGATATCACAGCAGAGACCACGGGCACTCTGCATCATGTCGGGTACTGGGATAGTTTCTCTAGTTACTCTCAGGCAGCCTGCTTCTACTAACAACAGTGTCACGATTGAG GGCCGATTCCAAATATTGTGTTTATCTGGTTCTTACTTGGTTGCTGAAGATGGTGGACCGTCCAATAGAACAGGTGGCATAAGTGTTTCCCTTTCTAGCTCCGACGGCCGTGTTATTGGTGGTGGTGTTGCAGTGCTTATTGCTGGAAGCCCAGTGCAG CCTTTGCTGGCTGCAGGTGGTAGTATGCAGTTTTGTATATAG
- the LOC107479952 gene encoding probable glutathione peroxidase 8, with translation MTSNETSKDPKSVYDFVVKDAKGDDIDLSSYKGKVLLIVNVASKCGMTNPNYAELNQLYHKYKHKGLEILAFPCNQFGDEEPGSNDQIVEFVCTRFKSEFPIFAKIEVNGDKSAPLYKFLKSGKWGIFGDDIQWNFAKFLVDKNGQVVDRYYPTTSPLSLERDICKLLGIQ, from the exons ATGACTAGCAACGAAACCAGCAAGGATCCAAAGTCCGTTTACGATTTTGTTGTGAAG GATGCTAAGGGCGATGACATAGATCTTTCCAGTTACAAAGGAAAAGTCTTACTCATTGTCAATGTTGCTTCTAAGTG TGGCATGACCAACCCAAATTATGCGGAGTTGAATCAACTGTATCACAAGTATAAACACAAAG GGTTGGAGATTTTGGCATTTCCATGTAATCAATTTGGCGATGAAGAACCTGGAAGCAATGATCAAATTGTGGAGTTCGTCTGTACGCGCTTCAAATCAGAATTCCCCATCTTCGCTAAG ATAGAAGTGAATGGAGACAAGTCTGCTCCTTTGTATAAGTTCTTGAAGTCAGGTAAATGGGGAATATTTGGGGATGATATTCAGTGGAACTTTGCTAAGTTTCTGGTTGATAAGAATGGCCAAGTGGTTGATCGTTATTACCCCACAACTTCTCCTCTCAGCCTTGAG CGAGACATTTGTAAGCTACTAGGTATTCAATGA